From the Amblyraja radiata isolate CabotCenter1 chromosome 12, sAmbRad1.1.pri, whole genome shotgun sequence genome, one window contains:
- the LOC116978871 gene encoding protein Wnt-11b-like, whose product MGLEMVVWIGCGILVLLQWRLCSAIHWLGIAVSGAALGWNQTQHCKVASCLVPDQMQLCRRNLELMHSTVFAAKQTWLMCQNTMADMRWNCSSVHLAPHFNPDLNRGTRESSFVYALSSAALSHSIAQFCASGELPTCSCGVIPAEVSGPDFRWGGCGDNLRYGLQLGSVFADAPMKGGRTGTQANRLMNMHNNEVGRQVLIDSLETKCKCHGVSGSCSVKTCWKGLQGLHKIAMELKAKYLAATRVIHRHVGTKKQLVPKELDIRPVRESELIYLAGSPDYCTANEKQGSYGTQERQCNKTSLGSNSCNLMCCGRGYNAYTETIIERCSCKYHWCCYVTCKKCERTAERYVCK is encoded by the exons ATGGGATTGGAGATGGTTGTTTGGATTGGCTGCGGTATCCTGGTGCTGCTCCAGTGGCGACTGTGCAGCGCAATCCACTGGCT TGGCATAGCGGTGAGCGGCGCAGCTTTGGGCTGGAACCAGACTCAACATTGTAAAGTGGCGTCGTGTCTGGTGCCGGATCAGATGCAGCTCTGCCGGAGGAACCTGGAGCTCATGCACAGCACAGTGTTCGCGGCCAAGCAGACGTGGCTAATGTGCCAGAACACCATGGCCGACATGAGGTGGAACTGCTCCTCCGTTCATTTAGCGCCCCATTTCAATCCGGATTTAAACCGAG GAACAAGGGAGTCATCCTTTGTCTACGCCCTCTCCTCTGCTGCCCTCAGTCACTCTATCGCCCAGTTCTGTGCCTCGGGGGAGTTGCCCACTTGCTCCTGTGGTGTGATCCCAGCAGAGGTATCGGGGCCTGACTTCAGGTGGGGCGGCTGTGGAGACAACCTCCGCTACGGACTGCAGCTGGGCTCGGTCTTTGCAGATGCACCAATGAAAGGAGGTAGGACTGGAACTCAGGCCAACAGGCTGATGAACATGCACAACAATGAAGTCGGCAGACAG GTGTTGATCGATTCATTGGAAACCAAATGCAAGTGCCATGGTGTTTCTGGTTCCTGTTCGGTGAAAACCTGCTGGAAGGGATTACAGGGTCTACACAAAATTGCTATGGAGCTGAAAGCCAAGTACCTGGCAGCCACCAGAGTGATCCACCGTCATGTCGGCACTAAGAAGCAGCTGGTGCCTAAAGAGCTGGACATAAGGCCAGTGAGGGAGAGCGAGCTAATATACCTGGCGGGCTCACCTGACTACTGTACAGCGAATGAAAAACAAGGCTCCTATGGCACTCAAGAGAG GCAATGCAACAAAACGTCGCTGGGCAGTAACAGCTGTAACCTGATGTGTTGTGGCCGGGGATATAATGCATACACAGAGACGATTATTGAGAGATGCAGCTGCAAATATCACTGGTGCTGTTACGTAACGTGCAAAAAGTGTGAAAGGACTGCAGAGAGATACGTGTGTAAGTAA